The following coding sequences are from one Chelonoidis abingdonii isolate Lonesome George chromosome 4, CheloAbing_2.0, whole genome shotgun sequence window:
- the TCIRG1 gene encoding V-type proton ATPase 116 kDa subunit a 3 isoform X2, protein MGSMFRSEEVCLAQLFLQSASAYACVSELGERGLVEFRDLNANVNAFQRRFVGEVRRCEDMEKTFTFLHQELRKAGLALGPCPESPLAPLPRDALRIQEQSEQLAQELREVSRNRESLGGRLRELQEYVQVLREGQRFTGQLASLGSPTRPRALSDQEPLLNPSTAPRLDVKVNFVAGVIHPWRVTSFERLLWRACRGYLIANFVEMAEPMEDPATGESITWVIFLISYWGEQIGQKIRKISDCFHCHMYPYADREADRLEVLSGLLTQINDLNTVLGETEQYLSQVLQKVVLMLPAWRMKVQKMKAIYLILNQCSFNVIEKCLIAEVWCPVRDLPQVQEALRHGSHKSGSGVESFVHRIPSSESPPTLIRTNKFTASFQSIVDAYGIASYQEVNPAPYTIITFPFLFAVMFGDVGHGLLMFLFALWMVLAESSPRLREARNEIWQTFFEGRYLILLMGAFSVYTGFIYNECFSKATAIFPSAWSVATMVNHSNWSSDYLASHAFLTLDPNVTGVFKGPYPFGIDPVWSLANNHLNFLNSFKMKMSVILGIIHMSFGVLLGVFNHVHFRQRYQVVLVFLPQTLFMLALFGYLVFMIFYKWITFSAVNSLRAPSILIHFIDMFMFTENPDNHPLYPGQVIVQNILVVLALASVPVLLLGTPVYLWCQHRRRGHPHLRPGSPGDAGERQPLLSSQEPGNSVNAMKADMEHGRHGPEAEFEFSDVFMHQAIHTIEYCLGCISNTASYLRLWALSLAHALPLQSYRRCCGTW, encoded by the exons ATGGGTTCTATGTTCCGCAGCGAGGAGGTCTGCCTGGCCCAGCTCTTTCTGCAGTCGGCCTCGGCCTATGCCTGCGTCAGCGAGCTGGGCGAGAGGGGGCTCGTGGAGTTCAGAGAC CTCAACGCCAATGTCAACGCTTTCCAGCGGCGCTTCGTGGGTGAGGTGCGGCGTTGTGAGGACATGGAGAAAACCTTCA CATTCCTGCACCAGGAGCTGCggaaggcagggctggcactGGGGCCCTGCCCTGaaagccccctggcccctctgccccgTGATGCCCTGCGCATCCAGGAGCAGTCCGAGCAGCTGGCCCAGGAGCTGCGCGAAGTGAGCCGCAACCGGGAGTCACTGGGTGGGCGCCTGCGGGAGCTGCAGGAGTACGTGCAAGTCCTGCGCGAGGGGCAGCGCTTCACCGGCCAGCTG GCATCACTGGGCTCCCCCACCCGGCCCCGCGCCCTCTCAGACCAGGAGCCCCTGCTCAACCCATCCACGGCACCGCGACTCGATGTCAAAGTCAA ctttgtgGCAGGCGTGATCCACCCGTGGCGGGTGACCTCCTTTGAGCGGCTGCTGTGGCGCGCCTGCCGCGGGTACCTCATCGCCAACTTTGTGGAGATGGCGGAGCCCATGGAGGACCCAGCCACG GGTGAGAGCATCACCTGGGTTATCTTCCTCATTTCGTACTGGGGGGAGCAGATTGGACAGAAAATCCGCAAGATCTCGGACTG CTTCCACTGCCATATGTACCCCTACGCCGACAGGGAGGCCGACCGGCTGGAGGTGCTGAGTGGGCTGCTCACCCAGATCAACGACCTCAACACG gtgctgggggagacaGAGCAGTACCTGTCCCAGGTGCTGCAGAAGGTGGTGCTGATGCTGCCAGCCTGGCGCATGAAGGTGCAGAAGATGAAGGCCATCTACCTCATCCTCAACCAGTGCAGCTTCAACGTCATCGAGAAGTGCCTCATCGCCGAGGTGTGGTGCCCCGTGCGTGACCTGCCACAGGTGCAGGAGGCCTTGCGCCACGGATCG CACAAGAGTGGCTCGGGGGTGGAGTCGTTCGTGCACCGGATCCCCAGTTCTGAGAGCCCTCCCACCCTCATCCGCACCAACAAGTTCACCGCCAGCTTCCAGAGCATCGTCGACGCCTATGGGATCGCCAGTTACCAGGAGGTGAACCCGG CACCCTACACCATCATCaccttccccttcctgtttgctgtCATGTTCGGGGACGTTGGCCATGGGCTGCTGATGTTCCTTTTTGCCCTCTGGATGGTGctggctgagagcagcccccgcCTGAGGGAAGCACGCAATGAG atCTGGCAGACATTCTTTGAGGGGCGCTACCTGATTCTGCTCATGGGGGCCTTCTCCGTCTACACTGGCTTCATCTACAACGAGTGCTTCAGCAAGGCCACCGCcatcttcccctctgcctggagTGTGGCCACCATGGTCAACCACTCCAACTGGAG CTCCGACTACTTAGCCAGCCATGCCTTCCTCACCCTGGACCCCAACGTCACTGGAGTCTTCAAGGGGCCCTACCCCTTCGGGATTGACCCG GTCTGGAGCTTGGCCAATAACCACCTGAACTTCCTGAACTCCTTCAAAATGAAGATGTCAGTGATTCTGGGCATCATCCACATGAGCTTCGGGGTGCTGCTCGGCGTCTTCAACCACGT gcacttcaggcagcggtACCAGGTGGTACTGGTCTTCCTGCCCCAGACGCTCTTCATGCTGGCGCTCTTCGGCTACCTCGTCTTCATGATCTTCTACAAGTGGATCACGTTCAGTGCTGTCAACTCCCTGCGGGCACCCAGCATCCTCATCCACTTCATTGACATGTTCATGTTCACCGAGAATCCCGACAACCACCCGCTGTATCCGGGACAG gtgATTGTGCAGAACATCCTGGTCGTCCTGGCTCTGGCCTCTGTGCCTGTCCTGCTCCTGGGCACGCCCGTGTACCTGTGGTGCCAGCACCGCCGCAGGGGGCACCCTCATCTCAGG CCTGGCTCACCTGGGGACGCCGGGGAGCGCCAGCCGCTGCTGAGCTCGCAGGAGCCGGGGAACTCGGTGAACGCGATGAAAGCCGACATGGAGCATGGCAGGCATGGCCCTGAGGCTGAG TTTGAATTCTCTGATGTCTTCATGCACCAGGCCATCCACACCATCGAGTACTGCCTGGGCTGCATCTCCAACACGGCCTCCTACCTGCGCCTGTGGGCGCTCAGCCTGGCCCATGCCC TGCCCCTGCAGAGCTATCGGAGGTGCTGTGGAACATGGTGA
- the TCIRG1 gene encoding V-type proton ATPase 116 kDa subunit a 3 isoform X1: MGSMFRSEEVCLAQLFLQSASAYACVSELGERGLVEFRDLNANVNAFQRRFVGEVRRCEDMEKTFTFLHQELRKAGLALGPCPESPLAPLPRDALRIQEQSEQLAQELREVSRNRESLGGRLRELQEYVQVLREGQRFTGQLASLGSPTRPRALSDQEPLLNPSTAPRLDVKVNFVAGVIHPWRVTSFERLLWRACRGYLIANFVEMAEPMEDPATGESITWVIFLISYWGEQIGQKIRKISDCFHCHMYPYADREADRLEVLSGLLTQINDLNTVLGETEQYLSQVLQKVVLMLPAWRMKVQKMKAIYLILNQCSFNVIEKCLIAEVWCPVRDLPQVQEALRHGSHKSGSGVESFVHRIPSSESPPTLIRTNKFTASFQSIVDAYGIASYQEVNPAPYTIITFPFLFAVMFGDVGHGLLMFLFALWMVLAESSPRLREARNEIWQTFFEGRYLILLMGAFSVYTGFIYNECFSKATAIFPSAWSVATMVNHSNWSSDYLASHAFLTLDPNVTGVFKGPYPFGIDPVWSLANNHLNFLNSFKMKMSVILGIIHMSFGVLLGVFNHVHFRQRYQVVLVFLPQTLFMLALFGYLVFMIFYKWITFSAVNSLRAPSILIHFIDMFMFTENPDNHPLYPGQVIVQNILVVLALASVPVLLLGTPVYLWCQHRRRGHPHLRPGSPGDAGERQPLLSSQEPGNSVNAMKADMEHGRHGPEAEFEFSDVFMHQAIHTIEYCLGCISNTASYLRLWALSLAHAQLSEVLWNMVMRKGFLLLKYPGGVLLVPVFAFFAVLTVAILLVMEGLSAFLHALRLHWVEFQNKFYVGTGYKLSPFAFPADSWE, from the exons ATGGGTTCTATGTTCCGCAGCGAGGAGGTCTGCCTGGCCCAGCTCTTTCTGCAGTCGGCCTCGGCCTATGCCTGCGTCAGCGAGCTGGGCGAGAGGGGGCTCGTGGAGTTCAGAGAC CTCAACGCCAATGTCAACGCTTTCCAGCGGCGCTTCGTGGGTGAGGTGCGGCGTTGTGAGGACATGGAGAAAACCTTCA CATTCCTGCACCAGGAGCTGCggaaggcagggctggcactGGGGCCCTGCCCTGaaagccccctggcccctctgccccgTGATGCCCTGCGCATCCAGGAGCAGTCCGAGCAGCTGGCCCAGGAGCTGCGCGAAGTGAGCCGCAACCGGGAGTCACTGGGTGGGCGCCTGCGGGAGCTGCAGGAGTACGTGCAAGTCCTGCGCGAGGGGCAGCGCTTCACCGGCCAGCTG GCATCACTGGGCTCCCCCACCCGGCCCCGCGCCCTCTCAGACCAGGAGCCCCTGCTCAACCCATCCACGGCACCGCGACTCGATGTCAAAGTCAA ctttgtgGCAGGCGTGATCCACCCGTGGCGGGTGACCTCCTTTGAGCGGCTGCTGTGGCGCGCCTGCCGCGGGTACCTCATCGCCAACTTTGTGGAGATGGCGGAGCCCATGGAGGACCCAGCCACG GGTGAGAGCATCACCTGGGTTATCTTCCTCATTTCGTACTGGGGGGAGCAGATTGGACAGAAAATCCGCAAGATCTCGGACTG CTTCCACTGCCATATGTACCCCTACGCCGACAGGGAGGCCGACCGGCTGGAGGTGCTGAGTGGGCTGCTCACCCAGATCAACGACCTCAACACG gtgctgggggagacaGAGCAGTACCTGTCCCAGGTGCTGCAGAAGGTGGTGCTGATGCTGCCAGCCTGGCGCATGAAGGTGCAGAAGATGAAGGCCATCTACCTCATCCTCAACCAGTGCAGCTTCAACGTCATCGAGAAGTGCCTCATCGCCGAGGTGTGGTGCCCCGTGCGTGACCTGCCACAGGTGCAGGAGGCCTTGCGCCACGGATCG CACAAGAGTGGCTCGGGGGTGGAGTCGTTCGTGCACCGGATCCCCAGTTCTGAGAGCCCTCCCACCCTCATCCGCACCAACAAGTTCACCGCCAGCTTCCAGAGCATCGTCGACGCCTATGGGATCGCCAGTTACCAGGAGGTGAACCCGG CACCCTACACCATCATCaccttccccttcctgtttgctgtCATGTTCGGGGACGTTGGCCATGGGCTGCTGATGTTCCTTTTTGCCCTCTGGATGGTGctggctgagagcagcccccgcCTGAGGGAAGCACGCAATGAG atCTGGCAGACATTCTTTGAGGGGCGCTACCTGATTCTGCTCATGGGGGCCTTCTCCGTCTACACTGGCTTCATCTACAACGAGTGCTTCAGCAAGGCCACCGCcatcttcccctctgcctggagTGTGGCCACCATGGTCAACCACTCCAACTGGAG CTCCGACTACTTAGCCAGCCATGCCTTCCTCACCCTGGACCCCAACGTCACTGGAGTCTTCAAGGGGCCCTACCCCTTCGGGATTGACCCG GTCTGGAGCTTGGCCAATAACCACCTGAACTTCCTGAACTCCTTCAAAATGAAGATGTCAGTGATTCTGGGCATCATCCACATGAGCTTCGGGGTGCTGCTCGGCGTCTTCAACCACGT gcacttcaggcagcggtACCAGGTGGTACTGGTCTTCCTGCCCCAGACGCTCTTCATGCTGGCGCTCTTCGGCTACCTCGTCTTCATGATCTTCTACAAGTGGATCACGTTCAGTGCTGTCAACTCCCTGCGGGCACCCAGCATCCTCATCCACTTCATTGACATGTTCATGTTCACCGAGAATCCCGACAACCACCCGCTGTATCCGGGACAG gtgATTGTGCAGAACATCCTGGTCGTCCTGGCTCTGGCCTCTGTGCCTGTCCTGCTCCTGGGCACGCCCGTGTACCTGTGGTGCCAGCACCGCCGCAGGGGGCACCCTCATCTCAGG CCTGGCTCACCTGGGGACGCCGGGGAGCGCCAGCCGCTGCTGAGCTCGCAGGAGCCGGGGAACTCGGTGAACGCGATGAAAGCCGACATGGAGCATGGCAGGCATGGCCCTGAGGCTGAG TTTGAATTCTCTGATGTCTTCATGCACCAGGCCATCCACACCATCGAGTACTGCCTGGGCTGCATCTCCAACACGGCCTCCTACCTGCGCCTGTGGGCGCTCAGCCTGGCCCATGCCC AGCTATCGGAGGTGCTGTGGAACATGGTGATGCGGAAGGGCTTCCTGCTGCTCAAATACCCGGGCGGGGTGCTGCTGGTGCCCGTCTTCGCCTTCTTCGCCGTGCTGACGGTGGCCATCCTCCTGGTGATGGAGGGGCTGTCGGCTTTCCTGCATGCCCTGCGCCTGCACTG GGTGGAATTCCAGAACAAGTTCTACGTGGGCACTGGGTACAAGCTGAGTCCCTTTGCCTTCCCCGCTGACAGCTGGGAATAG